A DNA window from Barnesiella intestinihominis YIT 11860 contains the following coding sequences:
- the lon gene encoding endopeptidase La, translating into MICENDENTPSIMPLFTEISGQNDSECKTLNTKGLPILALRNMVLFPGVAIPVNVGRTKSLQLIKDAQNSHTPIGVVCQRDAAVEDPGKDDLYEVGVIGEIIKILEMPDESTTVILQGKMKRFRIDEITETFPYMRANVSLENEILPDANDKEFEALVSALKDLTFELLKNIGEQAKELVFAIRNIDSAHYLVNFLGANIPLSATQKQELLTISNIKERLFKLYEMLTQEAQLLQIKADIQSKTREDLNQQQREHFLQQQIRTIQEELGGNMQDQDIQELRERAEKKKWDSKTAEIFEKEMRKLERLHPQSPDFSVQYTYLDTLLELPWNEYTQDNFNLNHVQKQLDKDHYGLDKVKERIIEHLAVLKLRGDMKSPIICLYGPPGVGKTSLGKSVAEALNRKYIRISLGGLHDEAEIRGHRRTYIGAMPGRIIQGLIKAKSSNPVFVLDEIDKIGNDFKGDPASALLEVLDPEQNNAFHDNYIDIDYDLSKILFIATANNLNTISQPLLDRMELIDISGYIIEEKVEIGRRHLVPKQLENHGLKEGDVVIPKKVMAAIVDQYTRESGVRELDKKIARIMRKVARLKASGKEYNPTLSIDDLHEYLGAQEYNRDKYENNDYAGVVTGLAWTAVGGEILFVESSLSKSKGEKLTLTGNLGDVMKESAVIALQYIKSHASLLGIDEDIFDKWAVHIHVPEGAIPKDGPSAGITMVTSLASTFTQRKVKDHLAMTGEITLRGKVLPVGGIKEKILAAKRAGIREIILSEENRKDIEEIKESYLKGLTFHYVKNITDVLKIALTDEKVKNAIDIK; encoded by the coding sequence ATGATCTGCGAAAACGACGAAAATACACCATCGATTATGCCTCTGTTTACAGAAATATCAGGACAAAACGATTCGGAATGTAAGACTTTAAATACAAAAGGATTGCCCATTCTTGCATTACGCAATATGGTATTATTCCCGGGAGTGGCTATCCCTGTCAACGTAGGAAGAACCAAATCCTTACAGTTGATCAAAGATGCCCAAAACAGTCACACCCCTATCGGTGTGGTTTGTCAGCGAGATGCCGCCGTAGAGGATCCGGGAAAAGACGATTTATACGAAGTAGGAGTTATCGGTGAAATCATCAAGATTCTGGAAATGCCCGACGAGAGTACGACTGTCATATTGCAAGGGAAAATGAAACGGTTTAGAATCGACGAAATTACCGAAACGTTCCCTTATATGAGAGCCAATGTATCGCTGGAAAATGAAATTTTACCCGATGCCAACGACAAGGAATTCGAGGCTTTGGTTTCTGCCTTGAAAGACTTGACTTTCGAACTGTTGAAAAATATCGGAGAACAAGCCAAAGAATTGGTATTTGCCATTCGGAATATAGATAGTGCGCATTATTTGGTCAATTTCTTAGGTGCGAATATTCCGTTATCTGCAACCCAAAAGCAAGAATTGCTCACCATCAGCAATATCAAAGAACGTTTGTTCAAACTCTATGAAATGCTGACACAAGAGGCTCAACTCTTACAAATCAAGGCCGACATACAGTCCAAAACGCGCGAAGACTTGAATCAGCAACAAAGAGAGCACTTCCTGCAACAACAGATACGCACCATACAGGAAGAATTGGGTGGGAACATGCAAGACCAAGATATTCAGGAATTGCGTGAACGAGCCGAAAAAAAGAAATGGGACAGTAAAACTGCCGAGATTTTCGAAAAAGAAATGAGAAAACTCGAAAGACTACACCCTCAATCGCCCGACTTCTCTGTACAATATACCTATTTGGACACGTTGTTAGAGCTTCCGTGGAACGAATATACCCAAGATAATTTCAACCTCAATCATGTCCAGAAACAATTAGACAAAGATCACTACGGATTGGATAAAGTCAAAGAACGTATCATCGAACATTTGGCTGTGCTGAAATTAAGAGGTGACATGAAATCACCTATCATCTGTCTGTATGGTCCTCCGGGCGTAGGAAAAACTTCGTTGGGAAAATCTGTCGCAGAAGCGTTGAACAGAAAATATATCCGTATCTCATTAGGCGGCCTACATGACGAAGCCGAAATAAGAGGACATCGCCGTACCTACATAGGAGCAATGCCGGGACGCATCATACAAGGGCTCATCAAAGCAAAAAGCTCGAACCCCGTTTTCGTATTGGACGAGATAGACAAAATAGGAAACGATTTCAAAGGCGATCCGGCTTCGGCCTTACTTGAAGTATTGGATCCAGAACAGAATAATGCGTTTCACGACAACTACATCGACATCGATTACGATTTGTCGAAAATTTTGTTCATCGCTACTGCCAACAATTTAAATACCATATCCCAACCTCTGCTCGACCGCATGGAACTAATCGACATCAGTGGATATATTATCGAAGAGAAAGTAGAGATAGGACGTCGGCATCTAGTACCGAAACAACTCGAAAATCACGGATTAAAGGAAGGTGATGTCGTTATTCCCAAAAAAGTAATGGCTGCAATAGTCGACCAATATACCCGCGAATCGGGCGTTCGGGAACTCGATAAAAAAATAGCCCGCATCATGCGAAAAGTCGCTCGACTGAAAGCCTCCGGTAAAGAATATAACCCCACCCTTTCTATCGACGATCTACACGAATATTTGGGCGCTCAGGAATACAACCGGGACAAATATGAAAACAACGACTATGCCGGTGTCGTAACGGGACTGGCATGGACAGCAGTCGGAGGCGAGATTCTGTTTGTCGAGTCAAGCCTGAGCAAGTCGAAAGGAGAAAAGCTCACCTTGACCGGGAACTTGGGCGATGTAATGAAAGAATCGGCGGTAATTGCCTTGCAATATATCAAATCGCATGCTTCGCTATTGGGTATCGATGAAGACATCTTCGATAAATGGGCCGTACATATCCATGTGCCGGAGGGCGCTATACCCAAAGACGGTCCCTCGGCCGGTATTACGATGGTAACTTCGCTGGCCTCGACTTTTACCCAACGAAAAGTGAAAGACCATTTAGCTATGACGGGTGAAATCACGTTACGGGGAAAAGTCCTTCCCGTAGGCGGTATCAAAGAAAAAATCCTCGCGGCCAAACGTGCAGGAATACGAGAGATCATACTCTCCGAAGAAAACCGAAAAGACATAGAGGAAATCAAAGAGTCCTATTTGAAAGGACTCACATTCCACTATGTAAAAAACATTACCGATGTCCTGAAAATAGCATTGACCGATGAAAAAGTAAAAAATGCCATTGACATTAAATAA
- a CDS encoding tetratricopeptide repeat protein — MEKFHDKMEENFVIDTGNKEFQDALSLIQYTSQSVFLTGKAGTGKSTFLKYVCEHTKKKYVVLAPTGVSAINVGGSTIHSFFKMPFRPMLPDDPDLSLAGGRIYELLKYNKKQRQLLREVELIIIDEISMVRADMIDFIDRVLRVYSGNMRFPFGGKQLLLVGDVYQLEPVVTSDMRDILSRFYSNFYFFSARVFREMSLVPIELQKVYRQQDERFVEVLDKIRNNTATREELDLLNSRYLPQYEPEKDNFSITLATRRDQVDYINENRLSGLPGKEYTFTGTIKGDFPEGSLPTSLELVVKTGAQVIFIKNDPERRWVNGTIGMISDITPDEKIEVVLESGEMYELERCVWENIKYTYNEKEKTIEESVLGTFLQFPIRLAWAITVHKSQGLTFNRVIVDFTGGAFAGGQTYVALSRCRSLEGIVLKRQITHRDIFVNPDIARFSKGFNDSVLIEQSLKLAQADRLYVEAVNAFDEGDFDKMLQSFFKAIHTRYDIEKPVIQRYIRKKLNVINQLRVKNRELQQALSDKNTVLRKYAHEYYLLGNECITKAKDVRAALANFDKALSLDPTLIDAWVRKGITLEDQGDEHGAMACYNEAVRLSPLSFKALYNRGKLRYKQGDYETALSDFAKAVKQKPLHATAHDRLGDTFIKLEMPDMAARHWAIAEELREKKQQNNK; from the coding sequence ATGGAAAAATTCCATGACAAGATGGAAGAAAATTTTGTGATAGATACAGGGAATAAAGAATTTCAAGACGCTTTGAGCTTGATTCAATATACATCTCAGTCAGTTTTTTTGACAGGGAAAGCGGGTACGGGCAAATCTACTTTTTTGAAATATGTGTGCGAGCATACCAAAAAGAAATATGTAGTTCTGGCCCCGACAGGAGTGTCGGCGATTAATGTGGGTGGTAGTACGATTCATTCTTTTTTTAAGATGCCGTTTCGGCCCATGTTGCCCGACGATCCCGATTTGAGTTTGGCGGGAGGAAGAATATATGAATTATTAAAATACAATAAGAAGCAGCGACAGTTGCTGCGTGAAGTGGAATTGATTATTATCGATGAAATATCGATGGTACGGGCCGATATGATTGATTTTATCGATCGTGTGTTACGGGTTTATTCGGGTAATATGAGGTTTCCTTTCGGTGGCAAGCAGTTATTGTTAGTAGGCGATGTATATCAATTGGAGCCGGTTGTGACTTCCGATATGCGAGATATTCTTAGTCGGTTTTATTCTAATTTCTATTTTTTTTCGGCACGGGTTTTTAGAGAAATGTCGTTGGTCCCTATCGAGTTGCAAAAAGTGTACCGACAGCAAGATGAGCGTTTCGTAGAAGTATTGGATAAAATAAGAAACAATACTGCGACGAGAGAAGAACTCGATTTGTTGAATAGCCGTTATCTCCCGCAATATGAACCTGAGAAAGATAATTTCTCGATTACATTGGCGACTCGTAGGGATCAGGTGGACTATATCAATGAAAACCGACTATCTGGATTGCCGGGGAAAGAATATACATTTACGGGGACGATAAAAGGTGATTTCCCTGAGGGGAGTTTGCCTACTTCGTTGGAACTGGTCGTAAAGACCGGAGCCCAAGTGATTTTTATAAAGAATGACCCGGAACGCAGGTGGGTGAACGGGACGATAGGAATGATTTCGGATATAACGCCCGATGAGAAAATCGAGGTGGTGCTTGAATCGGGTGAGATGTATGAGTTGGAGCGTTGTGTTTGGGAGAATATCAAATATACCTACAATGAAAAAGAAAAGACTATCGAGGAAAGTGTATTGGGCACTTTTTTACAATTTCCCATTCGTTTGGCTTGGGCTATTACCGTGCATAAGAGTCAGGGATTGACGTTTAATCGCGTGATTGTCGATTTTACGGGAGGGGCTTTTGCCGGGGGACAGACGTATGTGGCTTTGAGTCGATGCCGCTCTTTGGAAGGTATTGTGTTGAAACGGCAGATCACGCATCGGGATATATTCGTAAATCCCGATATCGCACGGTTCAGCAAAGGTTTCAACGATTCTGTTTTGATAGAACAGTCATTGAAGCTCGCACAAGCCGATCGTCTGTATGTCGAGGCTGTGAATGCTTTCGACGAAGGCGATTTTGACAAGATGTTACAAAGTTTTTTCAAGGCTATCCATACGAGATATGATATTGAGAAACCCGTAATTCAGAGGTATATTCGTAAAAAATTGAACGTTATCAATCAGTTGCGTGTTAAAAATCGGGAGCTTCAACAGGCGTTGTCCGATAAGAATACCGTATTGCGTAAATATGCACATGAATATTACCTATTAGGGAACGAGTGTATAACTAAGGCAAAGGATGTGCGGGCGGCTTTGGCTAATTTTGACAAAGCATTGTCTCTCGATCCTACGTTGATCGATGCATGGGTAAGGAAAGGAATTACGCTCGAAGATCAAGGCGATGAACATGGAGCTATGGCGTGTTACAATGAAGCTGTAAGGTTGAGCCCGTTGAGTTTTAAAGCTCTATATAATCGGGGTAAATTACGCTATAAACAAGGCGATTATGAAACGGCATTATCCGATTTTGCAAAAGCCGTTAAACAAAAACCGTTACATGCTACGGCGCACGATCGACTTGGAGATACTTTTATCAAGCTGGAAATGCCCGATATGGCCGCTCGTCATTGGGCTATTGCAGAAGAGTTGAGGGAGAAAAAACAACAGAACAACAAATAA
- a CDS encoding AsmA-like C-terminal region-containing protein, which produces MMNKGLKKGLKITGVTVAVILVFMLVLPFMFKDKVITIVKKEANEMLNAKLDFESLDISLFSHFPSASIELNGLTLSGIDDFENDTLVSAESIDVAVNVMSLFSDKGFDVNYVVLDKPSIKAVKLADGRVNWDIMKPDTADVEEEKTVEVEGESSFRLKLKNFKIADATIVYVDDSTHMQFYTDKLNLKLSGDMSADMTDIDSKLSCKDIYFAMGGISYLKQAEAGAKLTVSADLKNNKFILKENTLSLNAIVLNLDGWVALLDDGAMDMDLKINTSEINFKEILSLIPAIYQNNFDKLRTTGNMSLTAFAKGRMAGENMPQFGLTLGVKDATLNYEGMPASVDGINIGASVSNPGGSLDKTIIDLSEFRLSMAGNPFKAALYASTPISDLNFKATADGTVHLGKIKDIYPLGDSITLSGIVTADLQFAGRMSDIEKENYQNIRGEGTLTVADMDLTMKGLPAVAVKKAQASVSAKAMSLSQLDVKVGKSDIQAHGSLSNYLAYVLKNETIKGSLTVTSSLLDLNELMSDSETSGEETVEADTTTLSVIEVPKNIDMTLSADFKKILFQKMELDNVTGKLIVADGAVRMTPLSLNAFGGAMVANGIYSTAESVVRPMVNFDLDIQKASFEKTFEQLDMIQKIVPIFAKTGGTYSVKVDLKSALDSQMSPDLSSLTADGVIQSNDIQLQNIEVFSQLATLLKNDKLKNIEAKDLKISFTIKDGKVKTSPFDMKLGNITMNLSGVTGLDQTIDYRAKINIPGAGALSNVSATIGGTFSKPSIKLNTDEVVKNAVTNVIASEVLGVDAEDIEAQKAAIRKQAEEAGNKLIATAKSESEKLISKASNPLAKVAAQAAGKKLVEEAEKQAQKLKNEAEKLIEKQYGGSE; this is translated from the coding sequence ATGATGAACAAAGGTCTGAAAAAAGGATTGAAGATTACCGGAGTAACCGTGGCGGTTATCTTGGTATTCATGCTTGTCTTGCCATTTATGTTTAAAGACAAAGTGATAACTATTGTGAAAAAAGAGGCCAATGAGATGTTGAATGCCAAGCTCGATTTTGAATCGCTCGATATCAGTCTCTTTTCGCATTTCCCGAGTGCGTCTATCGAATTGAATGGTTTGACACTTTCGGGTATAGATGATTTTGAAAACGACACGTTGGTTTCTGCTGAATCCATCGATGTGGCTGTAAATGTAATGAGCCTGTTTAGTGACAAAGGTTTCGATGTGAATTACGTCGTTTTGGACAAGCCGTCGATAAAAGCGGTGAAGTTGGCCGATGGACGGGTGAATTGGGATATTATGAAACCGGATACGGCCGATGTGGAAGAAGAAAAAACGGTCGAAGTAGAGGGCGAATCTTCTTTCCGTCTGAAATTGAAAAATTTTAAGATAGCCGATGCTACGATCGTTTATGTGGACGATTCCACGCATATGCAATTCTATACCGATAAACTGAATTTGAAGCTATCGGGCGATATGAGTGCCGATATGACCGATATAGACAGTAAATTGTCCTGTAAAGATATTTACTTCGCGATGGGGGGTATTTCTTATTTGAAACAGGCTGAGGCCGGAGCGAAGTTAACGGTATCGGCCGACTTGAAGAATAATAAATTTATTTTGAAAGAAAACACGTTGAGCTTGAATGCCATTGTCCTGAATCTCGATGGTTGGGTAGCGCTCCTCGACGATGGGGCTATGGATATGGACTTAAAGATAAACACTTCTGAGATAAACTTTAAAGAGATACTTTCTTTGATACCGGCTATATATCAGAATAATTTCGATAAATTGCGCACGACAGGCAATATGTCGCTTACGGCTTTTGCAAAAGGGCGAATGGCCGGTGAGAATATGCCCCAGTTCGGGCTAACGCTCGGTGTGAAAGATGCTACACTTAACTATGAAGGAATGCCGGCTTCGGTCGATGGAATCAATATAGGTGCTTCGGTGAGCAATCCGGGCGGAAGTCTGGATAAAACAATTATCGATTTATCGGAATTTCGTCTCTCTATGGCAGGCAATCCTTTCAAGGCCGCGCTGTATGCCTCTACACCTATATCGGATTTGAATTTCAAGGCTACTGCCGACGGTACGGTTCATTTGGGGAAAATCAAGGATATTTATCCTTTGGGCGATTCTATAACCCTGAGTGGTATCGTTACCGCCGATTTGCAATTTGCAGGCCGTATGTCCGATATTGAAAAAGAAAATTATCAGAATATAAGAGGAGAGGGAACACTGACTGTCGCCGACATGGATTTAACGATGAAAGGTTTGCCTGCCGTCGCAGTGAAAAAGGCGCAGGCTTCGGTTTCGGCCAAAGCCATGTCGTTGTCTCAGCTCGATGTTAAGGTCGGAAAGAGCGATATTCAAGCCCATGGTTCTTTATCCAATTATCTGGCGTACGTTTTGAAAAATGAGACTATAAAAGGCTCTTTGACGGTGACTTCGTCGCTGCTTGACCTGAACGAATTGATGAGTGACTCGGAAACTTCGGGGGAAGAGACCGTCGAAGCCGATACAACGACTCTTTCTGTGATAGAAGTTCCTAAGAATATCGATATGACTTTAAGTGCCGACTTCAAGAAAATCCTTTTCCAAAAGATGGAACTCGATAATGTGACGGGTAAACTTATCGTTGCTGACGGTGCTGTACGAATGACTCCGTTGAGCTTGAACGCATTCGGTGGAGCAATGGTGGCGAATGGTATTTATAGTACGGCCGAGAGCGTTGTTCGTCCTATGGTTAATTTTGACCTCGATATACAAAAAGCCTCTTTTGAAAAAACGTTCGAGCAATTGGACATGATTCAGAAGATTGTCCCCATTTTTGCTAAAACCGGTGGAACATATTCCGTTAAGGTCGACCTGAAATCTGCTCTGGATAGTCAGATGTCGCCCGATTTAAGTTCTTTGACAGCCGATGGTGTCATTCAATCCAACGATATTCAATTACAAAATATCGAAGTATTCAGCCAGTTGGCAACGCTGTTGAAAAATGATAAATTGAAGAATATCGAAGCGAAAGATTTGAAAATCTCTTTTACCATTAAGGACGGTAAAGTAAAGACTTCGCCTTTTGATATGAAGCTGGGTAATATTACAATGAATCTTTCTGGTGTTACAGGCCTTGATCAGACGATTGATTATCGAGCTAAAATCAATATTCCGGGGGCCGGGGCTTTAAGTAATGTTTCGGCGACGATAGGAGGAACGTTCTCCAAGCCATCTATTAAGTTGAATACCGATGAGGTTGTTAAGAATGCCGTGACGAATGTGATTGCTTCGGAAGTTTTGGGAGTGGATGCCGAAGATATAGAAGCTCAAAAAGCCGCTATTCGTAAGCAGGCCGAAGAGGCGGGAAATAAATTGATCGCTACGGCGAAATCGGAGAGCGAGAAGCTCATTTCCAAAGCATCGAATCCTTTGGCGAAAGTCGCAGCTCAGGCAGCCGGTAAGAAATTGGTGGAAGAAGCAGAGAAACAAGCTCAGAAGTTAAAGAACGAGGCCGAGAAATTGATAGAGAAACAATATGGTGGGTCGGAATAA
- a CDS encoding HdeD family acid-resistance protein: MDIATMHFWGKTKYWWALIITGILMIPCGLWLWFQPALGYEVLSLLLGWLLILFGIVQLIVSGNVKQKVRGWGWWLAGGIIDILIGFILVGNLSFSEAVLPFFFAFIFVYKGIANLFSALNMVSTHRYWWLYLVNGLLLLILGLLFFASPFTAAFSIIFLCAAAFIYWGFSLIFFGYSLRPVEQ; encoded by the coding sequence ATGGATATTGCAACAATGCATTTTTGGGGAAAGACCAAATATTGGTGGGCTTTGATTATTACGGGTATATTGATGATCCCTTGCGGATTGTGGCTATGGTTTCAACCGGCATTGGGATACGAGGTGTTATCTCTGTTGTTAGGGTGGCTTTTGATTCTTTTTGGAATTGTTCAGCTCATTGTATCGGGCAATGTTAAACAAAAAGTTCGAGGATGGGGTTGGTGGCTTGCCGGTGGAATTATCGATATACTTATCGGGTTTATATTAGTCGGGAATTTATCTTTCAGCGAGGCTGTGCTCCCTTTCTTTTTTGCCTTTATTTTTGTGTATAAAGGGATTGCGAATTTGTTTTCTGCATTGAATATGGTTTCTACCCATAGATATTGGTGGTTGTATTTGGTTAACGGGTTGTTATTGTTGATACTTGGATTGTTATTCTTCGCTTCACCTTTTACGGCTGCGTTTTCTATTATTTTTTTGTGTGCGGCTGCCTTTATTTATTGGGGTTTTTCTCTTATTTTCTTCGGTTATTCTTTGAGACCCGTGGAACAATAG
- a CDS encoding OmpP1/FadL family transporter produces the protein MKNVRYGLALAALCSSSMLFSQGVVDALKYSQQDIRGTARYMGMAGAFGALGGDITTLSQNPAGIGVYRNSDIAATIDLSNQVSSVNTAGNRMSDSKFNVSCNNFGFVWTVRFNQEALKNLNFGFAYNKQKSFDRSYKAGYSGITGASSLSGYIAHLSEGYYVADLAYPDNSGSSYDPYNNNPWLNVLGYQSYLINPKSTTGDSWNSIVGNGTNTAGDLYVREKGSIDEYNFNVGGNIYNVFYWGLGIAVTDFSYDIQSGYGENFTGGYISSGSPNVDGWYLMRNALHTNGSGIKVNLGVIMRVTDNFRLGFAFHTPNYYKMTDSYVASVKYDFNESGTRYDDLAETPSGSYDYEFQSPWRMIASAAYVFGQSGILSFDYEYTSSNNMSFDDPYSVDAFYKTNQEITEMVSPMHTFKIGGEFRITPQISARLGYAYQTSPVKSEYRSGREIPTAGTLTMFTLDRETNYFTVGLGYRFSNVYVDMAYMHRYRRSELFPFSPLPAAVDNPYNPDQTEPSLAISPQISSLTDHNNSFVLTLGVKF, from the coding sequence ATGAAGAATGTGAGATATGGTTTGGCATTGGCTGCTCTATGTAGCAGCTCAATGCTTTTCAGTCAGGGAGTTGTTGATGCTTTGAAATATTCTCAACAAGACATACGGGGAACGGCTCGTTATATGGGTATGGCGGGCGCTTTTGGCGCATTAGGAGGGGATATTACGACATTGAGCCAGAATCCGGCAGGTATAGGAGTTTATCGTAATTCCGATATAGCTGCAACGATAGACCTTTCCAATCAAGTAAGTTCGGTGAATACGGCTGGAAATAGAATGTCCGATAGCAAGTTTAATGTTTCATGTAATAATTTTGGCTTTGTATGGACTGTCCGTTTTAATCAGGAAGCCTTGAAAAATTTGAATTTCGGTTTTGCCTATAATAAGCAAAAATCGTTTGACCGCTCCTATAAAGCCGGCTATTCGGGGATAACCGGAGCCAGTTCGCTTTCGGGGTATATTGCCCATTTATCCGAAGGTTATTATGTTGCGGATTTAGCTTATCCAGACAATAGTGGGAGTAGCTATGACCCGTATAACAATAATCCGTGGTTGAATGTATTGGGATATCAGTCCTATTTGATAAATCCAAAAAGTACGACAGGAGATTCATGGAATAGTATAGTAGGAAACGGTACGAATACAGCGGGAGATCTTTATGTTCGGGAGAAAGGTTCGATCGATGAATACAACTTTAATGTCGGAGGAAATATCTATAACGTATTTTATTGGGGGTTAGGAATTGCCGTTACCGACTTTTCTTATGATATTCAAAGCGGGTATGGTGAAAACTTTACGGGAGGATATATCTCATCGGGTAGCCCGAATGTGGACGGCTGGTACTTAATGAGAAATGCATTACATACGAACGGATCGGGGATAAAAGTCAATTTGGGTGTCATTATGAGAGTCACCGATAATTTCCGTTTGGGCTTTGCTTTCCATACTCCTAATTATTATAAAATGACCGATTCGTATGTGGCATCGGTGAAATATGATTTTAATGAATCGGGGACACGTTATGACGATTTAGCCGAAACACCGAGTGGAAGTTATGATTATGAATTTCAATCTCCGTGGCGTATGATAGCCAGTGCTGCTTATGTTTTTGGACAAAGTGGAATTTTAAGTTTTGATTACGAGTATACATCTAGTAATAATATGTCGTTCGACGATCCCTATTCGGTCGATGCTTTTTATAAAACTAATCAGGAAATTACGGAGATGGTTTCTCCTATGCATACATTTAAAATCGGAGGCGAATTTCGTATTACACCCCAAATTAGTGCCCGTTTAGGATATGCTTATCAGACTTCCCCTGTGAAATCGGAATACAGGTCGGGACGCGAAATTCCTACGGCCGGAACGCTTACGATGTTTACCTTAGATAGAGAGACCAATTATTTTACGGTAGGGTTGGGATACCGCTTTTCGAATGTTTATGTAGATATGGCTTATATGCATCGCTACCGTCGTAGCGAACTTTTCCCGTTCTCTCCGTTGCCGGCTGCTGTGGATAATCCTTATAATCCAGATCAGACAGAGCCGTCGTTGGCCATTTCGCCTCAGATATCTTCGTTGACGGACCATAATAATTCTTTTGTTTTGACTTTGGGTGTAAAGTTCTAA
- a CDS encoding tRNA1(Val) (adenine(37)-N6)-methyltransferase has product MANSFFKFKQFTIHQERSAMRVGTDGVLLGAWSRVEKSNRILDIGTGTGLIAIMAAQRSLARIDAVELDFGAASEAAFNVSLSPWKDRITVYCMDFCRFYDKTTKPVYHHILSNPPYFIDSLLPPDGKRERARHTGTLDYEVLFEGAFYLLLPDGKLSLVSPADLQEHLIFIASLYGFYPVRFTYVSGISGKAPKRLLSEWSRARRPLEENAFSIEKRGEGYTLEYIMLTRDFYLKM; this is encoded by the coding sequence ATGGCAAATTCTTTTTTTAAGTTTAAACAGTTTACGATACATCAGGAGCGTTCGGCAATGAGAGTCGGTACTGACGGCGTATTATTGGGCGCTTGGAGCAGAGTGGAAAAATCGAATCGCATTTTGGATATCGGTACAGGAACAGGATTGATAGCGATTATGGCGGCTCAACGTTCATTGGCTCGAATCGATGCCGTAGAATTGGACTTCGGTGCGGCCAGTGAGGCGGCGTTCAATGTCTCTCTTTCTCCGTGGAAGGATAGGATAACGGTATATTGTATGGATTTTTGTAGGTTTTACGATAAAACTACAAAGCCGGTGTATCATCATATTTTATCTAATCCTCCTTATTTCATAGATTCTTTGCTCCCTCCCGATGGCAAGAGAGAACGGGCTCGACATACGGGAACTCTTGATTATGAAGTTTTGTTCGAGGGTGCGTTCTATTTATTGTTGCCCGATGGGAAGTTATCTTTGGTATCTCCGGCCGATTTACAAGAACATCTTATTTTTATTGCTTCGTTGTATGGATTCTATCCGGTGCGGTTTACTTATGTTTCGGGTATTTCGGGTAAAGCTCCTAAACGATTGTTGTCGGAGTGGAGTAGAGCTCGTAGACCATTGGAAGAAAATGCTTTTTCCATAGAGAAAAGAGGGGAGGGATACACTCTTGAATATATAATGCTTACTCGTGATTTTTATTTGAAGATGTAG